In Solanum lycopersicum chromosome 5, SLM_r2.1, the following are encoded in one genomic region:
- the LOC101249458 gene encoding protein SIEVE ELEMENT OCCLUSION C → MNLLRGEQFDPCLLSSIQEDLLIMKILRIHDPNDRYKIDARQLLHVVESTMHCISPKFSDPQSNYMNSWNVEVFGLEEKLGYTIKKISHEILCKCHENGDLHEETMMLVETLGPFRWDAKVVLTLAAVVSIYGEFWLITQLVHCNSLAALTAKLKQMPKELNMITIQLKALNLLIDTMIEAANLVLDFEGLPLQQQLLDDDTIVVTKSKMYITVYWILRSSISCAYQIADFGTLKDNQVHSNSTTIAAWTLFSLVYKLSGLCNDLKEKLRTCQMQIGRKFPEKIRNLFKMSHFDNQEVLRVLFSLKNDLPLKDSSLEKYYGIQELENKVVILLISKPELFTSEKIFYLVQRMHDHPLHKEIEGSYAILWVPIPYSQAWSLTDEMNFQFLSNSLPWFSIRQPWSLHSSVVNFIRQEWSYKDEPVMVVLSTDGVVTNLNAVDIIWLWGAKAFPFSTSKEKELWEQENRILELLIDGIDPLLTNLVEEGKHFCIYGSDNISWIKELNDTFKKIKNAGIQLEAVYVGYRNPSKDAENILDISIEDNLSVSLSTTKMKLFWLRLESIKNSVARVEQAAHYSSSLQKVLRLLDACETSNDWMIIGKGLSTDEMILKGREVQECLNLVLGMTEHVVKLGLFSAIRGAMGSPLPVKPCYHNEILPAEEGLLSEETVVCSRCNRPVEKFIVYQCNVTETAEEKQEAKID, encoded by the exons ATGAACTTGCTTAGAGGTGAACAATTTGATCCATGTCTCCTATCATCTATACAAGAAGATCTTTTGATCATGAAGATTCTCCGAATCCATGATCCTAACGATCGTTATAAGATCGATGCTCGCCAGTTGCTTCATGTTGTTGAGAGCACCATGCATTGCATCTCACCTAag TTCTCTGATCCTCAAAGCAATTATATGAATTCATGGAATGTTGAAGTGTTTGGGTTGGAAGAAAAGCTTGGATATACTATTAAAAAGATTTCACATGAG ATTCTCTGCAAATGCCACGAGAATGGAGACTTACATGAAGAAACTATGATGTTGGTTGAAACTTTAGGTCCTTTCAGATGGGATGCTAAAGTAGTTTTGACACTTGCAGCTGTTGTTTCAATATATGGCGAGTTTTGGCTCATAACACAGCTAGTCCATTGTAACTCTTTGGCAGCTTTAACTGCAAAACTTAAGCAAATGCCTAAAGAATTGAACATGATAACGATACAATTAAAAGCTTTGAATTTGTTGATCGATACTATGATTGAGGCAGCAAATCTTGTCCTAGACTTTGAAGGCCTGCCTTTGCAACAACAACTTTTAGATGATGACACAATAGTTGTTACAAAGTCGAAGATGTACATAACAGTCTACTGGATTTTAAGAAGCTCGATTTCATGTGCTTATCAAATTGCAGATTTCGGGACCTTGAAAGATAACCAAGT GCATTCAAATTCAACAACCATTGCAGCATGGACTCTCTTCAGCTTGGTATACAAGCTAAGTGGCTTATGCAATGACCTCAAAGAGAAATTACGTACGTGCCAAATGCAAATAG GTAGAAAGTTTCCTGAAAAGATACGCAATCTTTTCAAAATGTCCCATTTTGACAATCAAGAGGTGCTTCGTGTGTTATTCTCGTTGAAGAATGACTTACCACTGAAAGATAGTTCACTAGAAAAG TATTATGGCATCCAAGAACTGGAAAACAAGGTGGTCATACTCTTGATCTCAAAGCCAGAACTCTTTACCtcagagaaaatattttatctagtACAACGAATGCATGATCATCCGTTACATAAAGAGATTGAAGGAAGCTATGCAATATTATGGGTTCCAATTCCGTATTCACAAGCCTGGAGTTTGACTGATGAGATGAACTTCCAGTTTCTGTCAAATTCATTGCCTTGGTTCTCAATCCGACAACCATGGTCACTACATTCATCTGTGGTTAACTTCATTAGACAAGAATGGAGCTACAAAGATGAGCCCGTAATGGTAGTATTAAGCACGGATGGTGTTGTGACAAACTTAAATGCTGTTGACATTATATGGCTATGGGGGGCCAAAGCATTTCCTTTTTCAAcctcaaaagaaaaagagttgtgGGAACAGGAAAACAGGATCTTGGAGCTTTTAATTGATGGGATTGACCCTTTATTGACCAATTTG GTAGAGGAGGGTAAACATTTTTGTATCTACGGAAGTGATAACATTAGTTGGATTAAAGAACTCAACGAtacatttaagaaaattaaaaatgctGGAATTCAGCTTGAAGCTGTTTATGTTGGCTACAGAAATCCATCTAAAGATGCAGAGAACATTTTAGACATCAGCATTGAAGATAATTTGAGTGTTTCCCTATCTACGACGAAGATGAAGTTGTTCTGGCTTAGGCTGGAGAGCATAAAGAATTCAGTTGCTAGAGTAGAACAAGCAGCTCACTATAGCAGCAGTTTACAGAAAGTGTTGAGATTGCTGGATGCTTGTGAAACATCGAATGATTGGATGATTATCGGAAAGGGATTATCAACTGATGAAATGATCCTCAAGGGGAGAGAAGTCCAAGAATGCTTAAATCTTGTTCTGGGAATGACTGAACATGTCGTGAAGTTAGGATTATTTAGTGCTATTAGAGGTGCAATGGGATCTCCTCTGCCTGTTAAGCCCTGCTATCACAACGAGATCCTTCCAGCTGAAGAAGGATTATTGAGTGAAGAAACTGTAGTTTGCTCGCGTTGTAATCGTCCTGTGGAGAAGTTTATTGTCTACCAATGTAATGTAACAGAGACAGCAGAGGAAAAACAGGAGGCAAAGATTGATTAG